From the Martelella mediterranea DSM 17316 genome, one window contains:
- the allE gene encoding (S)-ureidoglycine aminohydrolase, with translation MRSSLGETRSRIKRSHALVCADSHEIIGLPHWPDTDVVSYVTPGLGAGFSLFRIVARRDTLVAPPPHGGIRFVLIRSGEVRVTDGTETRLLRPDDYAYLPSSAPFTLGLSADAEILCLEHAYKPLSGCEPPGAFFGAIPAVDPVPLKGNEQLHVQKLLPEAPGFDMEVNVMTFAPGGSLPYVETHFMEHGLVMLDGGGIYRLDDSWYPVAQGDVIWMAPFCPQWFGALGREDARYLIYKNWNRDPLA, from the coding sequence GTGCGTTCGAGCCTTGGTGAAACGAGATCGCGCATCAAGCGCTCGCATGCGCTTGTTTGCGCGGATAGTCATGAGATCATCGGCCTGCCTCACTGGCCGGACACCGATGTTGTCTCATATGTGACGCCGGGCCTCGGCGCCGGCTTTTCACTTTTCAGGATCGTCGCCAGGCGTGACACGCTTGTTGCGCCGCCACCCCATGGCGGCATCCGCTTCGTTCTGATCCGTTCGGGCGAGGTGCGCGTGACGGATGGCACCGAGACACGCCTGCTGCGCCCGGACGATTATGCCTATCTTCCATCGTCGGCCCCGTTCACTCTGGGACTTTCGGCAGATGCCGAAATCCTCTGTCTGGAGCATGCCTACAAGCCGCTTTCCGGCTGCGAGCCGCCGGGCGCGTTCTTCGGCGCGATTCCCGCCGTCGATCCTGTGCCTCTCAAAGGCAACGAGCAGCTCCACGTTCAGAAGCTCCTTCCGGAGGCGCCGGGCTTCGATATGGAGGTCAACGTCATGACCTTCGCTCCGGGTGGTTCGCTGCCATATGTCGAAACCCATTTCATGGAGCACGGGCTCGTCATGCTTGACGGCGGGGGCATCTACCGCCTTGACGATAGCTGGTACCCGGTTGCGCAGGGCGACGTCATCTGGATGGCGCCGTTCTGCCCGCAATGGTTCGGCGCACTCGGGCGGGAAGACGCGCGCTATCTGATCTACAAGAACTGGAATCGTGACCCGCTGGCCTGA
- a CDS encoding ArsR/SmtB family transcription factor, whose protein sequence is MTQPDDILFRTLADPTRRAIFERLCRKGDQTVKALTEHAGISQPAVSKHLGVLKRAGLVVDRQDGRQTHYSPQLDALGPLTDWTERMASFWERRFDDLEDLLKRMDN, encoded by the coding sequence TTGACCCAACCCGACGACATCCTGTTTCGAACGCTGGCGGACCCGACACGCCGGGCGATCTTCGAGCGCCTGTGTCGAAAGGGGGACCAGACGGTCAAAGCGCTGACGGAACACGCAGGGATTTCCCAGCCGGCCGTCTCCAAACATCTCGGCGTGCTCAAGCGCGCCGGGCTCGTCGTCGACCGCCAGGATGGCCGCCAGACACATTACAGCCCGCAACTTGACGCCCTGGGGCCGTTGACGGACTGGACGGAACGGATGGCAAGCTTCTGGGAGCGCCGCTTCGACGACCTTGAAGACCTGCTGAAGAGGATGGACAATTGA